From Primulina tabacum isolate GXHZ01 chromosome 2, ASM2559414v2, whole genome shotgun sequence, one genomic window encodes:
- the LOC142537628 gene encoding uncharacterized protein LOC142537628: MKIQQVFTSVAYPQSNGQVEGNLVDELPSVLWAYRTTPREGTKETLCSLVYGNVVVLPAEIGLESARVMFYDEDNGARRANDLDLLEEKRETVSIHMKAYKNCIAQTYNRRVIQRNFQVGDLVLRKVQEE, encoded by the exons ATGAAGATCCAACAAGTCTTTACATCTGTAGCATACCCGCAGAGTAATGGGCAGGTGGAG GGAAATTTGGTGGATGAGCTACCAAGTGTCTTATGGGCATATCGAACCACTCCAAGAGAAGGAACCAAAGAAACTCTTTGCAGTTTGGTCTATGGTAATGTGGTAGTGCTTCCGGCTGAGATTGGGTTGGAATCAGCAAGGGTAATGTTTTATGACGAGGACAATGGTGCGAGACGGGCCAATGACCTTGATCTTCtagaagaaaagagagagaCTGTCAGCATTCACATGAAAGCTTATAAGAACTGCATTGCACAAACTTATAATCGGAGGGTCATTCAGAGAAACTTCCAGGTAGGTGACTTGGTCCTGAGGAAGGTGCAAGAAGAGTAG